The following proteins are encoded in a genomic region of Maylandia zebra isolate NMK-2024a linkage group LG1, Mzebra_GT3a, whole genome shotgun sequence:
- the LOC101483700 gene encoding paired amphipathic helix protein Sin3a: MKRRVEDQEPILAPQQQLLRRPQIQGITENFQHRALAPAPTVIEAPADKMQPSTSIQYSLPQGYQVSAMPQSTSGHGHGHNNTAPHVGPHSHALAVPSQGPAVVQGHVHPPAPMPSATGQQQFQRLKVEDALSYLDQVKLQFGNQPQVYNDFLDIMKEFKSQSIDTPGVINRVSQLFKGHPDLIMGFNTFLPPGYKIEVQTNDLVNVTTPNQIHYITPHGVSVQNIPASGAPSQPAPSHHQHQSLPQAGSLTTTTQPLIPAQPAPNKTSKPIQSPAHTPTSQPNPSIPSYASPRSPSVQSHTPVSSTPSSGPPIQNNQPVEFNHAINYVNKIKNRFQGQPDIYKAFLEILHTYQKEQRNAKEAGGNYTPALTEQEVYTQVARLFKNQEDLLSEFGQFLPDANSSVLLSKATPDRAESVRNDHGGTVKRHFLNNKQRLSQNGLPIRRPSGVGTTPPVKKKPKITGKDHGMSDVSKHSTSTETMFFEKVKKALRSSEAYDNFLRCLHIFNQEVISRTELVQLVIPFLGKFPELFTWFKNFLGYRESSHGESSHAESLPKERATEGIAMEIDYSSCKKLGSSYRALPKSFQQPKCTGRTPLCREVLNDTWVSFPSWSEDSTFVSSKKTQYEEHIYRCEDERFELDIVLETNLATIRALETVQRRLSRMSAEEQLRFKLDNTMGGSSEVIHRKAIQRIYGDKAQDIIEGLKKNPAVSVPIVLKRLKIKDEEWREAQRGFNKIWREQNEKYYLKSLDHQGINFKQNDTKVLRSKTMLNEIEMLYDERQERASEESATPPPNGPHMTLTYDDSQILEDAASLIIHHVKRQVGIQKEDKCKIKQIVHHFIPDLLFAQRGELSDVEEEEEEDEDTEMDQDDSKKHNGLPGRSPTKSKLLFSNTAAQKLRGTDDAYNLFYVNNYWYVFLRLHYILCSRLLRIYGQAEKQIEEDAREREWEREVLGFKREKNENPAIQLKMKEPMDVDVEDYYSVFLEMVRNLLDGNMEPAQYEDSLREMFTVHAYVAFTMDKLIQSIVRQLQHLVTDDVSVRVTDLYLSESSNKATGGTLPTQASRATAEGGYQRKAEQLMPDENCFKMIFVKNQASVSLAVELLDTEEENSDEPAEAEKWSDYVGRYLNSDSSSPELREHLAQKPVFLPRNLRRIRKCQRGWEQLQQERMTKGSSDKSQDGSSELKMECMFKLNSYKMVYVCKSEDYMYRHTALTRAHQSHQLVNTRLHRRFHAWLDTWAKEHVTSDMAAESRKWFMGDGQEGLLACTTTCSPEVLHYLNINKYRVKYKTP, encoded by the exons GTTGAAGATGCCTTGTCTTATTTGGATCAAGTAAAACTGCAGTTTGGGAATCAACCTCAAGTTTATAATGACTTCCTTGATATCATGAAAGAGTTCAAGTCGCAGAg CATTGACACTCCTGGAGTCATCAACCGTGTGTCTCAGCTTTTCAAGGGCCACCCAGACCTCATCATGGGTTTCAATACTTTCTTGCCACCTGGATACAAGATTGAAGTTCAAACCAACGATCTAGTCAATGTGACCACGCCAAATCAGATCCACTACATCACACCACACGGTGTTTCTGTTCAGAACATCCCTGCAAGTGGAGCACCCAGCCAGCCTGCCCCCAGCCACCACCAACACCAGAGTCTGCCACAGGCTGGCTCACTCACTACTACCACCCAACCACTTATCCCTGCCCAGCCTGCTCCAAATAAAACCAGCAAG CCAATTCAGTCTCCAGCCCATACACCCACCAGCCAACCCAATCCATCTATCCCATCTTACGCCTCGCCCCGCTCTCCTTCAGTTCAGTCCCACACTCCTGTCAGCAGCACACCATCCAGTGGGCCACCTATCCAAAACAACCAACCCGTGGAGTTCAACCATGCTATAAATTATGTCAACAAGATCAAAAATCGCTTCCAAGGTCAGCCAGACATCTACAAAGCTTTCCTGGAAATCCTGCACACATACCAG aagGAACAGCGAAATGCTAAAGAAGCTGGAGGAAACTACACCCCAGCACTGACTGAACAGGAGGTTTACACTCAAGTTGCAAGACTTTTCAAGAACCAAGAGGACCTGCTCTCAGAGTTCGGGCAGTTCCTGCCTGATGCCAACAGCTCAGTG CTACTGAGCAAAGCAACACCAGACAGGGCAGAGTCGGTCCGTAATGATCATGGTGGCACAGTAAAGAGACACTTCCTGAACAACAAACAGAGACTGAGCCAGAACGGCCTTCCAATCAGGAGACCCTCAGGCGTGGGTACCACACCACCTGTCAAG AAGAAACCTAAAATAACAGGGAAGGACCATGGCATGAGTGACGTGAGCAAACACAGCACCAGCACTGAAACGATGTTCTTCGAGAAG GTAAAGAAGGCTCTTCGAAGCTCTGAGGCATATGACAACTTCCTACGCTGCTTGCACATCTTCAACCAGGAAGTCATTTCACGCACTGAGCTGGTCCAGTTAGTTATCCCATTTCTTGG AAAATTCCCCGAGCTTTTTACATGGTTTAAAAACTTCTTGGGCTACCGAGAGTCCAGTCACGGAGAGTCGAGCCATGCAGAGAGTTTACCCAAGGAGCGTGCCACAGAGGGTATCGCCATGGAAATCGACTACTCTTCCTGCAAGAAGCTGGGGTCCAGCTATAGAGCGCTGCCAAAGAGTTTCCAGCAGCCCAAATGCACAGGAAGAACACCGCTGTGCAGAGAG GTTTTGAATGACACATGGGTGTCATTTCCTTCATGGTCTGAGGACTCCACATTTGTGAGCTCCAAGAAGACACAATATGAGGAACACATTTACAGATGTGAAGATGAGCGCTTTGAG CTGGATATTGTGTTGGAGACCAACCTTGCCACAATCCGAGCCCTCGAGACAGTGCAGCGACGGCTCTCTCGTATGTCAGCAGAAGAGCAGCTACGCTTCAAGCTGGACAACACAATGGGTGGCTCCTCAGAGGTCATTCACCGCAAAGCCATCCAGCGGATATATGGGGACAAAGCTCAAGACATCATTGAAGGACTCAAGAAGAACCCTGCTGTGTCCGTCCCCATAGTTCTAAAAAG aTTAAAAATAAAGGATGAGGAGTGGAGAGAAGCCCAAAGGGGCTTCAACAAAATCTGGCGGGAGCAGAATGAAAAGTATTACCTGAAGTCACTTGACCATCAAGGCATTAACTTCAAGCAGAATGACACCAAAGTATTACGCTCAAAGACCATGCTCAATGAAATTGAGATGTTATATGATGAA CGCCAGGAGCGGGCATCAGAGGAGTCTGCTACACCGCCACCAAATGGCCCACACATGACTCTGACCTACGACGACAGCCAGATCCTCGAGGATGCCGCTTCCCTCATCATTCACCACGTCAAAAGACAGGTCGGCATCCAGAAAGAAGACAAGTGCAAGATCAAACAGATAGTCCACCACTTCATCCCCGACCTGCTGTTTGCACAGCGAGGTGAGCTCTCtgatgtggaggaggaggaagaagaggacgaAGACACGGAGATGGATCAAGATGACAGCAAGAAACACAATGGCCTGCCAGGCAGAAGCCCAACCAAGTCCAAGCTCCTGTTCAGCAACACGGCAGCTCAGAAGCTCCGGGGAACTGACGATGCCTACAACTTGTTCTACGTGAACAACTACTGGTATGTCTTCCTTCGTCTTCACTACATCCTCTGTTCTCGTTTGCTACGAATTTACGGGCAAGCTGAGAAGCAGATCGAAGAGGATGCTCGTGAACGAGAGTGGGAAAGAGAAGTGTTGGGGTTCAAAAGGGAGAAAAACGAAAATCCAGCCATCCAGCTGAAGATGAAGGAGCCAA TGGATGTTGATGTGGAGGACTACTACTCAGTATTTTTGGAAATGGTTCGCAATCTTTTGGATGGAAACATGGAGCCGGCTCAGTATGAGGACTCCCTGAGGGAGATGTTTACGGTCCATGCCTACGTTGCCTTCACCATGGATAAACTCATCCAAAGCATTGTCCGGCAG CTCCAGCACCTTGTCACTGATgatgtgtctgtgcgtgtgacGGACCTGTATCTGAGCGAGAGTTCCAATAAAGCCACGGGGGGCACACTGCCCACACAGGCATCGAGGGCCACTGCAGAGGGGGGATACCAGCGCAAAGCAGAACAGCTTATGCCGGATGAGAACTGCTTCAAG ATGATATTTGTGAAGAACCAAGCCTCTGTCAGTCTGGCAGTAGAGCTCCTGGATACAGAAGAGGAAAACTCTGATGAGCCTGCAGAGGCAGAA AAGTGGTCAGACTACGTAGGCAGGTACCTGAACTCAGATTCCTCATCCCCAGAGCTGCGTGAGCATCTGGCACAAAAGCCCGTGTTCCTCCCCAG GAATTTGAGACGGATAAGGAAGTGCCAGAGAGGTTGGGAGCAGCTGCAACAGGAGAGAATGACCAAAGGCTCCTCGGACAAGTCGCAGGACGGCAGCAGCGAGCTGAAGATGGAGTGCATGTTCAAGCTGAACTCCTACAAGATGGTTTATGTCTGCAAGTCAGAAGATTACATGTACAGGCACACAGCGCTCACACGGGCTCATCAG TCCCACCAGCTTGTGAACACACGCCTGCACAGACGCTTTCACGCCTGGCTGGATACTTGGGCCAAGGAGCACGTGACCAGTGACATGGCCGCTGAAAGCCGCAAGTGGTTCATGGGAGATGGACAAGAAGGCCTGTTGGCCTGCACCACGACTTGCAGCCCTGAGGTGCTCCATTATCTCAACATTAACAAGTACCGGGTGAAGTACAAAACACCGTAA